Proteins from one Panicum virgatum strain AP13 chromosome 7K, P.virgatum_v5, whole genome shotgun sequence genomic window:
- the LOC120640404 gene encoding uncharacterized protein LOC120640404 produces the protein MQQAGPRYDRGGGSGGGVGGSGGPLPSMFRRSQSQVPERVRDYHLGLSSGPRQQRIDTGPWTVKGRTSRELLGRAWAKACHAVGIPGRKVDDPYFKAAIVETQKQGVGIKIPSGREIDGKYLDENVKEIEKEIEKWKNEWDECGVTIMCDSWTGPMRNSVINFLVYSGGTMYFLKSINASDKIQDHQYLLKEIRAVVMKVEPHNVIQLVTDNGSNYKKACKIICHEFPTIAWQPCLAHTINLMLKDIGKWPEHDACIRSAQRICSWLYNSNSLHSMMREAIGGELVKWNVTRFGTNYMFLESMYRKKDQFMTWLVSPEFRRSRHFKSETGRYIYECITSLQWWANMEYVINDVEPLYMFLRFADTDKTPNLSEVTMEYQKHEANICQQVQQ, from the exons ATGCAGCAAGCTGGGCCACGATATGATAGGGGTGGCGGATCGGGTGGTGGTGTTGGAGGCAGTGGTGGACCGCTGCCTTCGATGTTCAGAAGGAGCCAGTCACAAGTCCCCGAGAGGGTTAGGGACTACCATCTAGGGTTGAGCAGTGGTCCACGGCAGCAAAGGATTGATACCGGCCCATGGACTGTCAAGGGGAGGACATCAAGAGAGCTTCTAGGGAGGGCATGGGCGAAGGCGTGCCATGCTGTCGGTATTCCCGGCCGGAAAGTCGATGACCCATACTTTAAAGCTGCGATCGTGGAGACCCAGAAACAAG GTGTTGGAATCAAAATACCATCAGGGAGGGAGATagatggaaaatatttggatgAAAATGTGAAGGAGATAGAGAAAGAGATAGAGAAGTGGAAGAACGAGTGGGATGAATGTGGAGTCACGATCATGTGTGATTCGTGGACGGGGCCTATGCGTAACTCGGTCATTAATTTCTTGGTGTATAGCGGTGGCACCATGTATTTCTTGAAGTCCATCAATGCGTCCGACAAAATACAGGACCATCAATACTTGTTGAAG GAGATACGAGCAGTGGTCATGAAAGTGGAGCCTCACAATGTGATTCAGCTTGTCACGGATAATGGTTCGAACTATAAAAAAGCCTGCAAAATTATATGTCATGAGTTCCCTACcattgcatggcagccttgcctTGCCCATACCATCAACCTTATGCTGAAGGACATAGGGAAGTGGCCGGAGCATGATGCTTGTATTCGAAGCGCGCAACGAATTTGCAGCTGGCTCTACAACTCCAACAGTTTACACAGCATGATGAGGGAAGCCATCGGAGGagagttggtcaagtggaatgtaACAAGATTTGGgaccaactacatgttccttGAAAGCATGTATAGGAAGAAGGACCAGTTCATGACATGGTTAGTGTCACCTGAGTTCCGACGGTCCCGCCACTTCAAAAGTGAAACTGGAAGGTACATTTACGAATGCATCACAAGTCTTCAATGGTGGGCGAATATGGAGTATGTGATCAATGATGTTGAGCCTCTGTACATGTTTTTGAGATTTGCTGACACAGACAAGACACCTAATTTGAGTGAGGTGACAATGGAGTATCAAAAACATGAGGCAAACATATGCCAGCAAGTTCAGCAATGA